TTTAGGAATTTTAACAGTCACCTCAATAAATTCGTCTTCATCTTTATATGCGTATTCTGCAGGTATATCAAATTTTTGTAATACTTGCTTAATTGTATTTACATATAACTTTGCTGGTAGAACACCACGTATACTTCTTTTACTACCTTTTTTTAGTTCACTACCTGTTAACTTAAGTAATTCTTTATTTATTAGTTCCTCAGTTTTCTTAACATTTAATCCATCTTTTATTATCTTTTGCACTATTTTTAATTGCAAATCTTCTCTTGGAATTGTAAGTAAGGCTCTAGCATGTCTTTCAGTTAACTTATTCTCTAAACATATTTCTCTAACTTCAGAACTCAATTTTAATAGTCTTAATTTATTAGCTATTGTCGACTGCTTTTTTCCCATTCTCTTGGCAAGTTCATCTTGAGTAAAATTATGATCATTTATTAAATTATAATATGCTTCAG
The window above is part of the Clostridium saccharoperbutylacetonicum N1-4(HMT) genome. Proteins encoded here:
- the noc gene encoding nucleoid occlusion protein, yielding MNNEIVRINIDKVIPNIYQPRKYFNEEAIEELSQSIKQHGIIQPLTVRKRGEVYELVAGERRLRAAKLANLETVPCNIVDITDSESAEIALLENLQREDLNYIEEAEAYYNLINDHNFTQDELAKRMGKKQSTIANKLRLLKLSSEVREICLENKLTERHARALLTIPREDLQLKIVQKIIKDGLNVKKTEELINKELLKLTGSELKKGSKRSIRGVLPAKLYVNTIKQVLQKFDIPAEYAYKDEDEFIEVTVKIPKVK